The Pseudomonas triclosanedens genome has a window encoding:
- a CDS encoding HPP family protein, whose translation MKRFLHLMGWRANATSHLEKWLSAIGALCAIAVIYAVTHWLLPSEAALWVVASMGASAVLLFAVPHGALSQPWAVLGGQVLSALVGVTCQKLLPDHPFTPALAVGIAILVMHYARCIHPPGGATALAAVSGGPAIAALGFHYVLSPVLLNVVLILAVAVLFNGLFPWRRYPAPLARLPEAPRLPSGPAPEDLYHALRKMDSFIDVQFDDLLKILQLAQRHAQSQRLGLDDILLGACYSNAQSGNAWAVRQVIDDHPGKRTRQDQLIYKVVAGAGKGNTGSCRRQDLLNWAAHAVIAQGDGWVRVTPQDSASNALLRQLKGETPRP comes from the coding sequence ATGAAACGCTTCCTGCATCTCATGGGCTGGCGCGCGAACGCCACCAGCCACCTGGAAAAATGGCTCTCCGCCATCGGCGCACTCTGCGCAATCGCCGTGATCTATGCCGTGACCCACTGGCTGCTGCCCAGCGAAGCGGCGCTCTGGGTCGTCGCCTCGATGGGCGCCAGCGCCGTCCTGCTGTTCGCCGTACCGCACGGCGCGCTGTCCCAGCCCTGGGCGGTACTTGGCGGGCAGGTGCTTTCGGCCCTGGTCGGCGTGACCTGCCAGAAGCTCCTCCCTGACCACCCCTTCACCCCCGCGCTGGCAGTCGGCATTGCGATCCTGGTCATGCACTATGCGCGCTGCATCCATCCGCCCGGGGGCGCAACGGCGCTGGCGGCGGTCTCGGGCGGGCCGGCAATCGCCGCGCTGGGCTTCCACTACGTGCTCAGCCCGGTACTGCTGAACGTGGTACTGATCCTAGCCGTCGCCGTTCTGTTCAACGGTCTGTTCCCGTGGCGCCGCTATCCGGCGCCGCTTGCGCGCCTGCCCGAAGCACCCAGGCTGCCCAGCGGCCCCGCTCCGGAAGACCTCTACCACGCGCTGCGCAAGATGGATTCATTCATCGATGTGCAGTTCGACGATCTGCTGAAAATCCTCCAACTCGCCCAGCGACACGCGCAATCCCAGCGTCTGGGGCTGGACGACATCCTGCTCGGCGCCTGCTACAGCAACGCCCAGAGCGGCAATGCCTGGGCCGTGCGCCAGGTGATCGATGACCACCCCGGCAAGCGCACGCGCCAGGACCAACTGATCTACAAGGTGGTCGCCGGGGCAGGCAAGGGCAACACCGGGTCGTGCCGCCGCCAGGACCTGCTGAACTGGGCTGCGCACGCGGTGATCGCCCAGGGGGACGGCTGGGTCCGCGTGACGCCGCAGGACTCCGCGAGCAACGCCCTGCTCCGCCAGCTCAAGGGCGAAACGCCTCGGCCGTGA
- a CDS encoding molecular chaperone: MDNSPQQFLRVPTPTHESLSFCNANPRELKYWLDHLPKANLGETARQLYQGLIELNQLKLPVEARLQLLELFRPEVQFVCQHLERHFLNQSIVLDERPRKVANLCQALQNHLAIGYKLIVVREAPRTSRERAQLLAASIQRAIRALCGPLVRASQLYCPVPEGLWLELHQLYQLARQHGLQNIAIRDSLARQPEGLSIEQSYLVALMLGSARCNQMRQNNIARLAEALEGWTAQVRIQSADAPSTLFVIAPQVDGPPRYRTLFKESDLHSCVGVDPQPLVDQIKEYLLLPAESRAQARLKVADGITVDLLQHLAAAWGDIAERTFQRTPGQGQLIVCIGMSALHYFLAGRQNFADVLRIQLDTQVPAFKADVKDAWSGAFDAQKVNDWQPGMPLEEIEYTPHTPADGSRAIAESPSDDYPVFTLPIVNHSPGGYCLTWPKEIPNQLQAGELLGIQDTPEHSWSIAVVRWIRQVRGGGTQMGIELIAPLAQPCGLQLLRKTEQSSQYLRALLLPEISAISRPATVITPRLPFQEGNRVQINLHGEERRATLSRKITATGSFTQFEYRAQDPVAPANDKPVTAPNTRGSGGEEDFDSLWKSL; encoded by the coding sequence ATGGACAACAGTCCCCAGCAGTTTCTGCGCGTCCCCACCCCGACGCACGAAAGCCTTAGCTTCTGCAATGCCAACCCGCGCGAGCTGAAATACTGGCTGGACCATCTGCCAAAAGCCAACCTGGGCGAAACGGCCCGGCAGCTCTATCAGGGGCTGATCGAGCTGAACCAGTTGAAGCTTCCGGTGGAAGCACGCCTGCAGTTGCTGGAACTGTTCCGCCCGGAAGTGCAGTTCGTCTGCCAGCACCTGGAGCGGCATTTCCTCAACCAGTCCATCGTCCTCGACGAGCGTCCGCGCAAGGTGGCAAATCTCTGCCAAGCGCTGCAGAACCACTTGGCCATCGGCTACAAACTCATCGTCGTGCGCGAGGCACCGCGGACTTCCCGCGAGCGCGCGCAGTTGCTGGCCGCCTCCATCCAGCGCGCCATCCGCGCCTTGTGCGGGCCGCTGGTGCGAGCCTCGCAACTATACTGCCCGGTGCCGGAAGGGCTCTGGCTTGAGCTTCATCAACTGTACCAACTGGCCCGCCAGCACGGCCTGCAGAACATCGCAATCCGCGACTCCCTGGCCCGCCAGCCGGAAGGGCTGAGCATCGAGCAGTCCTACCTGGTAGCGCTGATGCTCGGCTCGGCGCGTTGCAACCAGATGCGCCAGAACAATATCGCCCGCCTGGCGGAAGCGCTCGAAGGCTGGACCGCGCAGGTGCGCATCCAGTCGGCCGACGCACCTTCGACCCTGTTCGTCATCGCGCCCCAGGTAGACGGACCGCCGCGCTACCGCACGCTGTTCAAGGAAAGCGACCTGCACAGTTGCGTGGGAGTCGACCCGCAGCCGCTGGTCGACCAGATCAAGGAGTACCTGCTACTGCCAGCGGAAAGCCGCGCCCAGGCGCGCCTGAAAGTGGCCGACGGCATCACCGTCGATCTGCTGCAGCACCTCGCCGCCGCCTGGGGCGACATCGCCGAGCGGACCTTCCAGCGCACCCCCGGCCAGGGGCAGCTCATCGTCTGTATCGGCATGAGCGCCCTGCACTACTTTCTCGCTGGCCGGCAGAACTTCGCCGACGTGCTCAGGATACAACTGGATACCCAGGTTCCCGCCTTCAAGGCCGACGTCAAGGACGCCTGGTCCGGCGCCTTCGACGCCCAGAAGGTGAATGACTGGCAACCCGGCATGCCGCTGGAAGAAATCGAATACACCCCGCACACACCTGCCGACGGCTCCCGGGCCATCGCCGAGTCGCCCAGCGATGACTACCCGGTCTTCACCTTGCCGATCGTCAACCACAGCCCCGGCGGCTATTGCCTGACCTGGCCGAAGGAAATTCCCAACCAGCTCCAGGCCGGCGAGCTGCTGGGCATCCAGGACACGCCGGAGCATAGTTGGAGCATCGCCGTGGTGCGCTGGATTCGCCAGGTACGCGGCGGCGGCACACAGATGGGCATCGAACTGATCGCTCCGCTGGCCCAGCCCTGCGGCCTGCAACTGCTGCGCAAGACCGAACAGAGCAGCCAGTATCTGCGGGCATTGCTGCTGCCGGAAATCTCCGCGATTTCCAGGCCGGCCACTGTCATCACCCCTCGCCTTCCGTTCCAGGAAGGCAACCGCGTGCAGATCAACCTGCACGGCGAAGAGCGCCGCGCGACGCTTTCCCGCAAGATCACCGCAACCGGCAGCTTCACGCAGTTCGAATACCGTGCACAGGACCCCGTGGCGCCGGCTAACGATAAGCCGGTCACAGCGCCAAACACCCGCGGCAGCGGCGGGGAGGAAGACTTTGACTCACTCTGGAAGTCTCTGTAG
- the rhdA gene encoding thiosulfate sulfurtransferase — MSAFSTLPLVIEPADLAGRLEAAELILVDLTSAARYAEGHIPGARFVAPARTQMGGTPAPGLLPAKADLEALFGELGHNPDAVYVVYDDEGGGWAGRFIWLLDVIGHHRYHYLDGGLHAWIADGLPLSQDAPSPAGGPLPLTLDDAPTATREYLQSRLGAADLAIWDARNPSEYSGQKVLAARGGHIPGAINFEWTAGMDPARALRIRTDMPQILQNLGITPDKEVITHCQTHHRSGFTYLVAKALGYPRVKGYAGSWSEWGNHPDTPVEV; from the coding sequence ATGTCCGCCTTCTCCACACTGCCCCTGGTCATCGAGCCCGCCGACCTCGCCGGCCGCCTCGAAGCCGCCGAACTGATCCTGGTCGACCTGACCAGCGCCGCACGCTATGCCGAAGGCCACATCCCCGGCGCCCGCTTCGTCGCCCCGGCGCGCACCCAGATGGGCGGCACGCCGGCCCCCGGCCTGCTGCCGGCCAAGGCCGACCTCGAAGCGCTGTTCGGCGAACTGGGCCACAACCCTGATGCCGTCTACGTGGTGTACGACGACGAAGGCGGTGGTTGGGCGGGGCGCTTCATCTGGCTGCTCGATGTGATCGGACATCACCGCTACCACTATCTCGACGGCGGCCTGCACGCCTGGATCGCCGATGGCCTGCCGCTGAGCCAGGACGCCCCCTCCCCTGCCGGCGGCCCGCTGCCGCTGACGCTGGACGATGCCCCCACTGCCACCCGCGAGTACCTGCAGAGCCGCCTGGGCGCAGCCGACCTGGCCATCTGGGACGCACGCAACCCCAGCGAATACAGTGGGCAGAAAGTCCTCGCCGCCAGGGGCGGGCACATCCCCGGCGCAATCAACTTCGAGTGGACCGCAGGCATGGACCCGGCGCGCGCGCTGCGCATCCGCACCGATATGCCGCAGATTCTCCAGAACCTGGGCATCACTCCTGACAAGGAAGTGATCACTCACTGCCAGACCCACCACCGTTCCGGCTTCACCTACCTGGTGGCCAAGGCCCTCGGCTATCCGCGCGTGAAAGGCTACGCTGGCTCCTGGTCGGAATGGGGCAACCACCCCGACACCCCTGTAGAGGTTTAA
- a CDS encoding HDOD domain-containing protein → MPNPVPNPERLAAWLSLLEELPLPVPQEQNQRIRHALGDSRRSIRDISDLLQDCPTLALAILREANRAESARDNPAESLEVALNRLGLARVTNLLEQLPSQPEAQMPRALSQLLLISRHAMQQASGLFANRLARLWQEIHWGSLFALAPLWALATARPELLETWQRQVFAQGRSSAEVEQELLGMRLLPLCRALAERWRLPDWIGQGFTLLSDDRRLLVRALHVAHTESEPLGQQQRLDADPELARWLTRPANTILLANSLAMAAHQSWNGPHMLRWQRLTGLYLQMPLDELQQQIHGLAAQSARRHSRPRLWHPAQALLWPWDTRRWGSIAAEPAPSAPDTLAQWRQHCTRLLQNPTPFGNAVQLLDTAAAALQACGLQRGLILLTDRGQEWLQVRRHFGLPEQAGELKLQISASPLLRRLMQQPAQLRLGPASMAEFSAVLPGALKTQLPSEHLLLRSLGNGNRVVMLLAADRNGQPLGDLHAQAFGRTAQCIEQAIRQMSRSAS, encoded by the coding sequence ATGCCCAACCCAGTGCCCAATCCAGAGCGTCTTGCGGCCTGGCTCTCCCTGCTGGAAGAGCTGCCACTGCCCGTCCCGCAGGAGCAGAACCAGCGAATTCGCCACGCGTTGGGCGACAGCCGCCGCTCGATCCGCGACATCTCCGACCTGCTGCAGGACTGCCCGACCCTGGCGCTGGCCATCCTGCGCGAGGCCAACCGCGCCGAAAGCGCCCGCGACAATCCGGCGGAAAGCCTGGAAGTCGCACTCAATCGCCTTGGGCTTGCGCGCGTCACCAATCTGCTGGAGCAGCTGCCGAGCCAGCCCGAGGCGCAAATGCCACGCGCGCTCAGCCAATTGCTGCTGATCAGCCGCCACGCCATGCAGCAGGCCAGCGGCCTGTTTGCCAACCGCCTGGCACGCCTGTGGCAGGAAATCCACTGGGGCAGCCTGTTCGCTCTCGCGCCGCTGTGGGCTCTGGCAACGGCGCGGCCGGAGTTGCTGGAAACCTGGCAACGGCAAGTCTTCGCCCAGGGCCGTAGTAGCGCAGAGGTCGAGCAGGAGCTGCTGGGCATGCGCCTGCTGCCGCTATGCCGGGCGCTGGCCGAGCGCTGGCGGCTGCCCGACTGGATCGGCCAGGGCTTCACCCTGCTCAGTGACGACCGTCGCCTGCTGGTCCGCGCCCTGCACGTCGCCCACACCGAATCCGAGCCGCTGGGACAGCAGCAGCGCCTGGACGCCGACCCCGAACTGGCGCGCTGGCTGACCCGGCCGGCGAACACCATCTTGCTGGCCAACAGCCTGGCGATGGCCGCGCATCAGTCCTGGAACGGCCCGCACATGCTGCGCTGGCAACGCCTGACTGGACTCTACCTGCAGATGCCGCTGGACGAACTGCAACAGCAGATCCACGGCCTCGCCGCACAGAGCGCACGGCGCCACTCCCGCCCTCGGCTCTGGCACCCGGCCCAGGCGCTGCTCTGGCCGTGGGACACACGCCGCTGGGGCAGCATCGCTGCAGAGCCCGCGCCCAGCGCACCCGACACACTCGCGCAATGGCGCCAGCACTGCACGCGCCTGCTGCAGAACCCAACGCCATTCGGCAACGCCGTGCAGTTGCTCGACACCGCCGCCGCCGCGCTGCAAGCCTGCGGACTGCAGCGCGGCCTGATCCTGCTCACCGACCGCGGCCAGGAATGGCTGCAGGTCCGCCGGCACTTCGGGCTGCCGGAGCAGGCCGGCGAGCTGAAGCTGCAGATTTCCGCCAGCCCGCTGCTGCGCAGGCTGATGCAACAGCCCGCACAGTTGCGCCTCGGCCCGGCGAGCATGGCGGAGTTCTCGGCCGTGCTGCCCGGCGCGCTGAAAACCCAGTTGCCCAGCGAACACCTGCTGCTGCGCTCGCTGGGCAACGGCAACCGGGTGGTGATGCTGCTCGCCGCCGACCGCAACGGCCAGCCGCTGGGCGACCTGCATGCCCAGGCATTCGGCCGCACCGCCCAGTGTATCGAGCAGGCCATCCGGCAGATGTCCCGCAGCGCATCCTGA
- a CDS encoding EAL domain-containing response regulator gives MANEKKTIRLLILEDSQNEAERLVSLFRNAGRATRVHRITSSEDLIEILPQGWDLLIASPDSSAMSPSDALGTIRRQAKDIPFIQLVADNESDSVTEALALGAQDALPQGEDERLILVANRELANLEERRSRRAAEVALREAEKRCQLLLDSSVDAITYVHDGMHIYANRAYVDLFGYDDAEELEGMPMIDLIAGCDQATFKDFLKGYQTTEDSAELACSGIRIDGQAFGARMSFSPATYDGEPCIQVVIRAETDNAQLEEKLREVSSQDLVTGLFNRGHFLDLMDGAVERAVTASQPASFAYMLLDRAQTLQLNLGVASIDLLLADLGNLLRSHFPQDAQLARFSDDVFAVLLPGQAPEQIKPLLGNLLKKIEGHLFDIHGRTAQVTLSIGVAGLDEKTTRAQDVIERAHRSADEIAQNGGNGLKLYDPADELAAAANRGDTLAIIRQALEQNSFRLLFQPIISLRGDTHEHYEVLLRLLNPQGQEVPPADFLAAAKSGGLAEKIDRWVLLNSIKLLAEHRAKGHETKLFVHLSGPSLQDAELLPWLSVALKAARLPADALILQINEPDAISYLKQAKALSQGLAELHCQVALCQFGCALNPFNTLKHMNVDFVKVDGSYVQDLGSAENQENLKTLMASLHAQAKLTIVPMVESASALATLWQAGANYIQGHYLQGPSQAMDYDFASEE, from the coding sequence ATGGCCAATGAAAAGAAAACGATCCGCCTGCTGATCCTGGAAGACTCGCAGAACGAAGCCGAGCGCCTGGTCAGCCTGTTCCGCAATGCCGGCCGCGCCACTCGCGTCCACCGCATCACTTCCAGTGAAGACCTCATCGAGATCCTTCCGCAGGGGTGGGACCTGCTGATCGCCTCGCCCGACAGCAGCGCCATGTCCCCCAGCGACGCCCTCGGCACTATTCGCCGCCAGGCCAAGGACATCCCGTTCATTCAGCTCGTTGCCGACAATGAATCCGATTCGGTGACCGAAGCGCTGGCCCTGGGCGCCCAGGACGCGCTGCCGCAAGGTGAAGACGAGCGCCTGATCCTGGTCGCCAACCGCGAGCTGGCCAACCTCGAAGAGCGCCGCTCGCGCCGCGCCGCCGAAGTCGCCCTGCGCGAAGCCGAAAAACGCTGCCAGTTGTTGCTGGACAGTTCGGTCGACGCCATCACCTACGTGCACGACGGCATGCACATTTATGCCAACCGCGCCTACGTCGACCTGTTCGGCTACGACGACGCAGAGGAACTGGAAGGCATGCCGATGATCGACCTGATCGCCGGCTGCGACCAGGCGACCTTCAAGGACTTCCTCAAGGGCTACCAGACCACCGAGGACAGTGCCGAACTGGCCTGCAGCGGTATCAGGATCGACGGACAGGCATTCGGGGCACGCATGTCCTTCTCGCCCGCCACCTACGATGGCGAGCCGTGCATCCAGGTAGTGATCCGCGCGGAAACCGACAACGCCCAGCTTGAAGAAAAGCTGCGCGAAGTCAGCAGCCAGGACCTGGTCACCGGCCTGTTCAACCGCGGCCATTTCCTCGACCTGATGGACGGAGCCGTCGAGCGCGCCGTGACGGCAAGCCAGCCGGCGAGCTTCGCCTACATGCTGCTCGATCGCGCCCAGACGCTGCAGTTGAACCTCGGCGTCGCCAGTATCGACCTGCTGCTCGCTGACCTCGGCAACCTGCTGCGCAGCCACTTCCCGCAGGACGCCCAGCTCGCTCGTTTCAGTGACGACGTATTCGCCGTGCTGCTGCCGGGCCAGGCTCCCGAGCAGATCAAGCCGTTGCTGGGCAACCTGCTGAAGAAGATCGAAGGACATCTGTTCGACATCCACGGACGTACCGCCCAGGTCACGCTCTCCATCGGCGTTGCCGGCCTCGACGAGAAGACCACGCGCGCGCAGGACGTCATCGAGCGCGCCCACCGCAGCGCCGACGAGATCGCGCAGAATGGCGGGAATGGCCTGAAGCTCTACGATCCGGCCGACGAACTGGCCGCCGCAGCCAATCGCGGCGATACCCTGGCAATCATTCGCCAGGCACTGGAACAGAACAGCTTCCGCCTGCTCTTCCAGCCGATCATCAGCCTGCGCGGCGATACCCACGAGCATTACGAAGTACTGCTGCGCCTGCTCAACCCCCAAGGCCAGGAAGTACCGCCGGCAGACTTCCTCGCTGCCGCCAAGTCCGGTGGGTTGGCAGAAAAGATCGACCGCTGGGTACTGCTCAACTCCATCAAGCTGCTGGCCGAGCACCGCGCCAAGGGGCATGAGACCAAGCTCTTCGTACACCTTTCCGGCCCCAGCCTGCAGGACGCGGAGTTGCTGCCCTGGCTCAGCGTGGCGCTGAAGGCGGCGCGCCTGCCGGCTGACGCACTGATCCTCCAGATCAACGAGCCGGACGCAATCAGCTACCTGAAGCAGGCCAAGGCGCTCAGCCAGGGGCTCGCCGAGCTGCACTGCCAGGTCGCCCTGTGCCAGTTCGGCTGTGCACTGAATCCGTTCAATACGCTCAAGCACATGAATGTCGACTTCGTGAAGGTCGATGGCTCCTATGTGCAGGACCTGGGCAGTGCGGAAAACCAGGAAAACCTGAAGACCCTGATGGCCAGCCTGCACGCCCAGGCCAAACTCACCATCGTGCCGATGGTAGAAAGCGCGAGCGCCCTGGCGACGCTCTGGCAGGCCGGAGCCAACTACATCCAGGGCCACTACCTGCAAGGCCCAAGTCAGGCTATGGACTACGACTTCGCCTCGGAAGAGTGA
- the motA gene encoding flagellar motor stator protein MotA, producing MSKIIGIIVILGSVLGGYMLSGGKIAAIIQPFEVLIIAGAALGAFLQANPGSTFMTVLKKAPKMFSNRFTHTFYLEVLGMLYEVLNKSRREGMMAIEADVEDPSASPIFSKYPAVLKDERMTAYICDYLRIMSSGNMAPHELEGLFDMELGSLKEDFEHPAHAVTRVADALPGFGIVAAVLGIVITMALLGQGSQAEIGHHVAAALVGTFLGILAAYGFVGPLANALEHDAKEELNLYEAIKACLVASASGMPPSLAVEFGRKVLLPAHRPSFTELEQAVRGR from the coding sequence ATGTCAAAAATCATCGGCATCATCGTCATCCTGGGCAGTGTGCTCGGCGGGTACATGCTCTCTGGCGGCAAGATCGCGGCCATCATTCAGCCGTTCGAAGTGCTGATCATCGCCGGTGCGGCGCTGGGTGCCTTCCTCCAGGCGAACCCCGGCAGCACCTTCATGACGGTGCTGAAAAAAGCGCCGAAGATGTTCAGCAACCGCTTCACCCACACCTTCTACCTGGAGGTGCTTGGCATGCTCTACGAGGTGCTCAACAAGAGCCGCCGCGAGGGCATGATGGCGATCGAGGCGGACGTCGAGGACCCTTCCGCCAGCCCGATCTTCAGCAAGTACCCGGCGGTATTGAAAGACGAGCGCATGACCGCCTATATCTGCGACTACCTGCGAATCATGTCCTCCGGCAACATGGCGCCGCATGAGCTGGAAGGTCTTTTCGACATGGAGCTGGGCAGCCTCAAGGAGGATTTCGAACATCCCGCTCATGCGGTGACCCGTGTGGCCGATGCCCTGCCGGGCTTCGGTATCGTTGCCGCGGTGCTCGGCATCGTGATCACGATGGCCCTGCTGGGCCAGGGTAGCCAGGCGGAGATCGGCCACCACGTGGCAGCCGCGCTGGTGGGAACCTTCCTCGGTATTCTCGCCGCCTACGGCTTCGTCGGCCCGCTGGCCAATGCCCTGGAACACGACGCCAAGGAAGAACTGAATCTCTACGAGGCCATCAAGGCCTGCCTGGTGGCCTCGGCCTCGGGGATGCCGCCGTCGCTGGCCGTGGAGTTCGGCCGCAAGGTCCTGCTGCCGGCGCATCGTCCGAGCTTCACTGAGCTCGAGCAGGCCGTTCGCGGTCGCTGA
- the serB gene encoding phosphoserine phosphatase SerB, with product MREIVLINITGEDRPGLTAAITGVLAQGGVNILDIGQAVIHDTLSFGILVEIPDTERASSVLKDVLFTAYKLDQQVRFTPVSEDDYRQWVGGQGKPRHIVTLLTRRVTAEQLQRVSSITAKYGLNIDQIDRLSGRMPLDMPADEGKGCIEFSVRGEPADPVALRAEFLSVAQELNVDIAFQQDSVFRRNRRLAVFDMDSTLIEAEVIDELAKAAGVGEKVAEITERAMRGELDFRASFKERLALLQGLSEDVLEEIGASLRLTEGAETLFAELKRLGYKTAILSGGFSYFARQLQARLGIDYVFANELQIVDGKLTGVAIEPIVDAQRKADLLRELAAKEGLQLEQTIAVGDGANDLPMLGLAGLGVAFRAKPLVKQSAKQAISTLGLDGILYLLGFRDREGVDGR from the coding sequence TTGCGCGAAATCGTCCTGATCAACATCACCGGGGAAGATCGCCCCGGCCTCACCGCAGCCATCACCGGCGTTCTGGCCCAGGGTGGCGTGAACATCCTCGATATCGGCCAGGCGGTGATCCATGACACGCTGTCGTTCGGCATCCTGGTCGAGATCCCGGATACCGAACGGGCCTCCTCGGTGCTCAAGGACGTGTTGTTCACGGCCTACAAGCTCGACCAGCAGGTGCGCTTCACTCCCGTTTCGGAAGATGACTACCGACAGTGGGTCGGTGGTCAGGGCAAGCCTCGCCATATCGTGACGCTGCTGACACGTCGAGTGACCGCCGAGCAGTTGCAGCGGGTCAGTTCGATCACTGCCAAGTACGGTCTGAACATCGATCAGATCGACCGTCTGTCCGGCCGTATGCCGCTTGACATGCCGGCTGACGAGGGCAAGGGCTGCATCGAGTTCTCGGTCCGCGGCGAGCCCGCCGATCCGGTCGCGCTGCGCGCCGAGTTTCTCAGCGTTGCCCAGGAATTGAACGTAGATATCGCCTTCCAGCAGGATTCCGTATTCCGTCGCAATCGCCGGCTGGCGGTGTTCGACATGGATTCGACGCTGATCGAGGCTGAAGTGATCGACGAACTGGCGAAGGCTGCCGGCGTTGGCGAGAAGGTCGCGGAGATCACCGAGCGCGCGATGCGCGGCGAGCTGGATTTCCGCGCCAGCTTCAAGGAGCGTCTGGCGCTTCTGCAGGGGCTTTCCGAGGATGTGCTGGAGGAAATCGGTGCCTCGCTGCGTCTGACCGAAGGCGCCGAGACGCTGTTCGCCGAACTCAAGCGCCTGGGCTACAAGACTGCGATCCTGTCGGGCGGCTTCAGCTATTTCGCCAGGCAACTGCAGGCCAGGCTGGGTATCGACTATGTGTTTGCCAATGAGCTGCAGATAGTCGACGGCAAACTGACCGGCGTGGCCATCGAGCCGATCGTCGACGCCCAGCGCAAGGCCGACCTGCTACGCGAACTGGCAGCAAAAGAAGGGCTGCAGCTCGAGCAGACCATCGCCGTAGGCGACGGAGCCAACGACCTGCCGATGCTCGGCCTGGCTGGCCTGGGCGTGGCGTTCCGCGCCAAGCCGTTGGTCAAGCAGTCGGCCAAGCAGGCCATTTCCACGCTGGGACTGGATGGCATTCTCTACCTGCTAGGCTTCCGCGACCGCGAAGGCGTTGATGGACGCTGA
- the asd gene encoding archaetidylserine decarboxylase (Phosphatidylserine decarboxylase is synthesized as a single chain precursor. Generation of the pyruvoyl active site from a Ser is coupled to cleavage of a Gly-Ser bond between the larger (beta) and smaller (alpha chains). It is an integral membrane protein.), translating to MSFKDRLFILSQYLLPHHLLSRLIGCAAECRAPWFKNRLIPWFARRYQVDMREAQVEDLAAYEHFNAFFTRALKDGARPLDEAADSVLCPADGAISQLGPIEHGRVFQAKGHSYSLMELLGGDAERAAPFMGGEFATVYLSPKDYHRVHMPLAGTLREMVYVPGRLFSVNQLTAEQVPELFARNERVVCIFDTERGPMAVVLVGAMIVASIETVWAGLVTPPKRELKSFSYDEAARAPIHLEKGAELGRFKLGSTAIVLFGPEQVSWAENLSATSPVRMGQRLGGARQG from the coding sequence ATGTCGTTCAAAGATCGTCTGTTCATCCTCAGCCAGTACCTGCTGCCGCATCACCTGCTGTCGCGCCTGATCGGCTGCGCCGCCGAGTGCCGCGCCCCCTGGTTCAAGAACCGCCTGATTCCCTGGTTCGCCCGGCGTTATCAGGTCGACATGCGCGAAGCGCAGGTCGAAGACCTGGCTGCCTACGAGCACTTCAACGCCTTCTTCACCCGCGCCCTCAAGGATGGTGCCCGTCCGCTGGATGAGGCCGCCGACAGTGTGCTCTGCCCCGCCGACGGCGCGATCAGCCAGCTCGGCCCGATCGAGCATGGCCGCGTGTTCCAGGCCAAGGGCCACAGCTACAGCCTGATGGAACTGCTGGGCGGCGACGCCGAGCGCGCCGCGCCCTTCATGGGAGGCGAGTTCGCCACCGTCTACCTGTCGCCCAAGGACTACCACCGCGTGCACATGCCGCTGGCCGGCACCCTGCGCGAGATGGTCTACGTCCCGGGCCGCCTGTTCTCGGTGAACCAACTGACCGCCGAGCAGGTACCGGAACTGTTCGCCCGCAACGAACGCGTGGTGTGCATCTTCGATACCGAGCGCGGGCCGATGGCCGTGGTGCTGGTCGGTGCGATGATCGTCGCCTCCATCGAAACGGTCTGGGCCGGCCTGGTCACGCCGCCCAAGCGCGAGTTGAAGAGCTTCTCCTACGACGAAGCCGCCCGCGCCCCGATCCACCTAGAGAAAGGCGCCGAGCTGGGCCGCTTCAAACTGGGTTCGACCGCCATAGTGCTGTTCGGCCCCGAGCAGGTGAGCTGGGCCGAAAACCTCTCCGCCACCAGCCCGGTGCGCATGGGCCAGCGCCTGGGTGGAGCCCGCCAGGGCTGA